A genomic region of Papaver somniferum cultivar HN1 chromosome 7, ASM357369v1, whole genome shotgun sequence contains the following coding sequences:
- the LOC113292798 gene encoding uncharacterized protein LOC113292798 gives MNGDLNMPEYLTDDGDFNRFWKEAEPNGKGFIELEVTVINPEDEYDADKMKQVVVTPKKKNLDSVNVVVRRSRRLAKRRMLDEQMGVEQVEYVHVNVIRSPRLADKRRMLGEHMGVEQVRAKQVSRQLSFMDLLNQVESTNVNSGLSQASVGDNLWNGGCSSQPSLVVEDEGNETFNGDYWLSVVNDDHVDECTMLPNDYVIQIDNVDVDDCHPVEKMEPPVLFDSDEDNDRDYVAEFGKMYQGEEDVSDEEDDEEGDEVEDKHVQQQPDWFEPFKSDYKNYFDKDEEEPMFPEYEDIPTIDPSIMVVGTTFASKGAFKRHLRDFCGLKWVPI, from the coding sequence ATGAATGGTGATCTAAACATGCCAGAATACTTGACGGATGATGGAGATTTTAATAGGTTTTGGAAGGAAGCTGAACCTAATGGTAAGGGTTTCATTGAACTTGAAGTTACTGTTATTAACCCTGAAGATGAATATGATGCAGATAAGATGAAGCAGGTAGTGGTCACACCAAAGAAGAAAAATCTTGATTCTGTAAATGTGGTTGTTAGGAGATCACGTAGACTTGCAAAAAGGAGGATGTTAGATGAACAAATGGGTGTTGAACAAGTGGAATATGTGCATGTTAATGTTATAAGGTCACCTAGACTTGCAGATAAAAGGAGGATGTTAGGTGAACATATGGGTGTTGAACAAGTGAGAGCTAAACAAGTGTCAAGACAATTGAGTTTTATGGACTTGTTGAATCAGGTTGAAAGTACTAATGTCAATTCAGGTTTGAGTCAGGCCAGTGTTGGTGATAACTTATGGAATGGAGGGTGTAGCAGTCAACCATCACTAGTAGTTGAAGATGAAGGTAATGAAACCTTTAATGGGGATTATTGGTTAAGTGTTGTGAATGATGACCATGTAGATGAATGTACAATGCTTCCTAATGATTATGTTATTCAAATAGATAATGTAGATGTTGATGATTGTCACCCTGTGGAGAAAATGGAACCTCCTGTGTTgtttgatagtgatgaagataatgaCAGAGATTATGTTGCTGAGTTTGGTAAAATGTATCAAGGGGAAGAAGATgttagtgatgaagaagatgatgaagagggTGATGAAGTTGAAGATAAACATGTTCAACAACAACCTGATTGGTTTGAACCATTCAAATCTGACTACAAAAACTACTTtgataaagatgaagaagaaccaaTGTTTCCTGAATATGAAGACATACCCACTATTGACCCAAGTATTATGGTTGTTGGAACCACTTTTGCTAGCAAGGGAGCTTTTAAAAGACATTTAAGAGATTTTTGTGGGTTGAAATGGGTGCCAATTTAA
- the LOC113297811 gene encoding tetratricopeptide repeat protein 1-like encodes MVIIESAPNGGEDEDTSTQINVVESNSSSIKSTEETNNDGFETASEGDGAREEEEEEPVLAPSPSNEELQQKALSEANDAKTEGNKLFGSAQYEDALLRYELALQIAADMPASIEIRSICHANRAACFSNSGRYEETIKECNKALELNPAYMKALIRRGEAHEKLEHFEEAVIDMKKIVELDPSNNQARRSIVRLEPLAAEKREKMKEQMIGKQKEMGNSVLGRFGMSIDNFKAVKDPTTGSYSLSFQK; translated from the exons ATGGTGATTATCGAATCAGCACCAAACGGGGGTGAAGATGAAGATACCAGTACACAAATTAATGTAGTTGAATCAAATAGTAGTAGTATTAAATCAACCGAAGAGACTAATAACGATGGATTTGAAACAGCAAGTGAAGGTGATGGggctagagaagaagaagaagaagaacctgttCTTGCTCCATCTCCATCTAACGAGGAATTACAACAG AAAGCTTTAAGTGAAGCCAATGATGCGAAAACTGAAGGAAATAAGCTTTTCGGGTCTGCGCAGTATGAAGATGCCTTGTTGCGGTATGAGCTTGCGTTACAGATTGCTGCTGATATGCCTGCATCCATTGAGATCCGCTCTATATGTCATGCAAATAGAGCTGCTTGCTTCTCAAATTCG GGCAGATATGAGGAGACTATTAAGGAATGCAACAAAGCTTTGGAGTTAAATCCTGCATATATGAAAGCTCTGATTAGAAGAGGGGAGGCTCACGAAAAGCTTGAACACTTTGAAGAAGCTGTGATAG acATGAAGAAAATTGTGGAGTTGGATCCTTCAAATAATCAAGCTAGAAGATCCATTGTACGCTTGGAGCCCTTAGCTGCAGAAAAGCGAGAAAAGATGAAAGAACAGATGATTG GGAAGCAAAAAGAAATGGGAAACTCTGTGTTAGGACGTTTTGGGATGAGCATCGACAACTTCAAAGCGGTGAAAGATCCAACTACAGGATCGTATTCCCTCTCATTCCAGAAGTAA
- the LOC113297810 gene encoding WD repeat-containing protein 75-like, with the protein MITGGKSLVSSSPAFSSDGKKLLVCTGNTVSIFSTSTGLQITELEGHTGLVTSVIVVPSLTPASKFLSYCWTSSLDGTIRYWDFSTAQVIKKFDTELPIFSMVIPNLPGLSNESSGKVSDPFAFVSVEDTNTTDDNAFRGKIWRYNLAKGCKVGVVLTETRHPEYITSSPSGDFFGIRHKRKVHIWKIFAKDSKYDVKKITLHHTKNFTAVAFHPTEKIIAAGDSTGRILIWRGIGKKTFSGGRKNVIVVKNDETAPGVRGEDDAESCSTWHWHPSEVKVLSFSSDGAYLYSGGKEGVLVVWQLDTGKQRFLPRIGSPLTYLAESLDPTLSSISCADNQIHLLQMPSMEILKSIAGIKLPSLLDVEEGSCNVMAFDYSTGLVALRTETYSIQFYSLFDDREISQVQVCERNHQPGDEITLIVNLLALSKDGTKMGTAEVKLSEDGIGGLVCLRFWEAGNRKGAFSLSTVIYEPHSDAGISAIAFNPTRNMAVSASHGGDFKIWVRSSDLQQKDQVPQKFGWRCNSVGSYKEKPMTAAAFSADGSVLAVAAETVITLWNPLENVLVAVIGDTPTRIVSLTFAGKSEYLVSVSRDSKPQLSVWSTSKLSKLWSYNLLIEAVTCTMDGTCFAVLALNPKLSTSNETAHESMDGVILLFSVEDVVPLATWTVNKAKGGGLSFIQGDPSSLDRKPVSEEQPAEVLVYVSGDHEYIIFDPHGKEDNTNRVYRRESVVPTEETGISGYASIYGELPNISGTEKNQTPRIPFVPSERPWESIFSGSSHVRLPLTKLCSVFLESLLERRPEAVQ; encoded by the exons ATGATAACTGGTGGGAAAAGCCTTGTTTCTTCATCTCCCGCATTTTCAAGTGATGGGAAAAAACTATTGGTCTGTACCGGCAATACAGTTTCAATCTTTAGCACCTCCACTGGCTTACAG ATAACCGAATTGGAAGGTCACACAGGACTTGTTACTTCTGTGATTGTTGTACCGTCTCTTACCCCAGCAAGTAAATTTTTGTCTTATTGCTGGACATCGTCGCTGGATGGAACTATTCGTTACTGGGACTTTTCTACAGCACAAGTTATCAAAAAATTTGATACTGAGCTGCCGATATTCTCAATG GTGATTCCGAATTTACCTGGACTATCCAATGAGAGCAGTGGAAAAGTATCAGATCCTTTTGCTTTTGTATCAGTTGAAGATACAAACACAACAGATGACAATGCTTTTAGGGGAAAAATATGGAGATATAACTTAGCAAAAGGTTGTAAAGTTGGTGTAGTTCTGACAGAG ACTAGACACCCGGAGTATATAACTAGCAGTCCCTCGGGAGATTTTTTTGGCATTCGACACAAGCGCAAGGTTCATATATGGAAGATCTTTGCTAAAGACTCAAAATATGATGTCAAGAAGATAACACTGCACCACACTAAAAACTTCACAGCCGTTGCGTTTCATCCAACAGAGAAAATCATAGCTGCAGGTGATTCAACTGGAAGGATTTTGATCTGGAGAGGTATTGGAAAGAAAACTTTTTCCGGAGGACGCAAGAATGTGATAGTGGTAAAGAATGATGAAACTGCTCCTGGGGTGAGGGGTGAGGATGATGCCGAGTCATGCTCAACATGGCATTGGCACCCATCTGAAGTGAAGGTTCTATCCTTTTCTTCTGATGGAGCTTATCTATACTCAG GGGGAAAGGAGGGAGTTCTAGTGGTTTGGCAGCTCGATACAGGCAAACAGAGATTTCTTCCGCGTATTGGATCCCCACTTACATATTTGGCAGAGTCTTTGGATCCTACTCTTTCCTCA ATATCTTGTGCAGACAATCAAATACATCTTTTGCAAATGCCTTCCATGGAAATCTTGAAGTCCATCGCTGGGATTAAG CTTCCTTCCCTTCTCGACGTCGAAGAGGGATCATGCAATGTTATGGCCTTCGATTACAGCACTGGTTTAGTTGCATTGAGAACAGAAACCTATTCAATACAATTCTACAGCTTGTTCGACGACCGTGAGATTTCACAG GTTCAAGTATGTGAAAGAAATCATCAGCCTGGTGACGAAATCACT TTAATTGTAAATTTATTAGCTCTCTCTAAGGATGGCACAAAAATGGGTACGGCTGAAGTTAAGCTCTCGGAGGACGGAATTGGTGGTCTTGTTTGTCTCAGATTTTGGGAAGCTGGGAATCGTAAGGGTGCATTCTCCTTGTCAACTGTTATATACGAGCCTCACAG CGATGCTGGAATTTCTGCGATAGCCTTCAATCCCACTCGTAATATGGCAGTTAGTGCTTCACATGGTGGTGACTTTAAG ATTTGGGTTCGGAGTTCTGATCTGCAACAAAAAGATCAAGTGCCTCAGAAATTTGGCTGGAGATGTAACTCCGTTGGTTCATACAA GGAAAAGCCAATGACAGCTGCTGCATTTTCTGCTGATGGGTCTgttcttgctgttgctgctgaaacTGTTATTACGTTGTGGAATCCATTAGAAAATGTTCTAGTTGCTGTAATCGGAGATACACCTACG CGAATTGTGTCCCTTACTTTTGCTGGGAAGTCAGAATATCTTGTGTCAGTATCCAGAGATTCAAAGCCACAGCTATCAGTTTGGAGTACATCAAAGCTTTCTAAGTTGTGGTCCTATAATCTTCTTATCGAAG CTGTGACCTGTACCATGGATGGTACTTGTTTTGCTGTTCTAGCCCTTAACCCAAAACTATCCACATCTAATGAGACTGCACATGAAAGCATGGATGGCGTAATCTTATTATTTAGTGTGGAGGATGTGGTTCCTCTGGCAACCTGGACAGTAAACAAG GCAAAGGGAGGGGGACTATCATTTATTCAAGGAGACCCATCTTCACTTGATAGGAAACCTGTCAGCGAAGAACAACCTGCTGAGGTTCTTGTTTATGTCAGTGGTGACCATGAGTATATCATCTTCGATCCACATGGCAAAGAAGACAACACCAACAGGGTATATCGCCGAGAGAGTGTGGTCCCCACGGAGGAGACAG GAATATCTGGGTATGCATCTATTTATGGTGAGCTTCCTAATATTAGCGGCACTGAGAAAAATCAGACGCCGCGGATTCCATTTGTGCCTTCGGAAAGGCCTTGGGAGAGCATATTCAGTGGATCATCACATGTCCGTCTACCTCTTACAAAATTATGTTCAGTATTTTTGGAATCCTTGCTTGAAAGAAGGCCAGAAGCTGTACAATAA